From the genome of Streptomyces sp. NBC_01304:
ACGTGACGGACACCGCCGCGATCGACCGCGTGGTCGCGGACGTCGCCGAGCGGCACGGCCGTATCGACGTACTGGTGAACAACGCGGGCCGTACGCACGTCGGTTCGGTCGAGGAGACCGGGGACGACGAACTGCGCTCGCTCTTCGACGTGCACGTCTTCGGCCCCGCCGCGCTGACCCGCGCCGTCCTGCCGCACATGCGGGCCCGCCGCTCGGGCGCGATCGTGCAGCTGAGCAGTGTGGGCGGGCAGTTGTCGTTCGCCGGGTTCGGGGGCTACAGCGCCACGAAGTTCGCGCTGGAGGGCCTGTCGGAGGCGCTGGCCGACGAGGTCCGGCCGCTGGGCATCAAGGTGCTGATCGTCGAGCCGGGCGCGTTCCGTACGAGCCTGTTCGGCAACCACAGCGCCAGCACGAGCGAGATCGCCGACTACGCGGACACGGTGGGCGCGACCCGCACGATGGTCGAGTCCGGCGACGGCACCCAGGCGGGCGACCCTGCGAAGGCCGCGGCCGCGGTCCTTGCGGCGCTGGACGCGGCGGAGACCCCGCTGCGACTGGCCCTCGGCGACGACTCGATCGACGCGATCGGGGCCCATCTGGAGCAGGTCCGGGGCGACTTGGCGACCTGGGAGAAGGTCGGGCGGGACACGAAGATCGCCTAGGGCTCACTCCCCTCAGCCCCTGGAAGTAACCGGAACCCCTCGCCACTCTTGGATAGTTGTCCTACCTTAGAGTCGACGTTGCCTAATCCGGGGGATGACCACATGGCCAAGGACGAGATCGAGCACATCCGCAAGGAGCAGCCGTCCGCAGCGGCCGCCGCACTCGCCGCCCAACGCGGCCTGGGCGCCTGGGGGGACACGCTCGCGACGAAGCAGGGCTTCGGGTGGAAGAAGTCGCGGGACTGCAGGCTGTACTTCTTCACGGGCGGCCTGGTCGTGGCCGGGCGGGACGGCTACATGGGCGCGTACGACTGGGGGACCGTGCGCGCCCTGCAGTACCGCCGCACCATCAACGGCGGTGCCGCGGAGGCCTGCTCGACTCTGATCGACCCGGCGGGGAACGCCCTGACCATAGGGTTCGGCAGGCCTCCCCTGTTCAAGGCGGAAAAGACGGCTCTCGGCATCACCTCGGTGGTGAACGGCCCCGGGTTCCTCTACCCGTACATGTGGGGCGACCACATCCAGGAGCGCATCACCCAGGCCCAGCTGGCGTCGACGCTCACGCGCATCCAGCAGGGCGAGTCGGTGAACTTCGGCCCCTACACGGTCAACCGGGGCGGCGTCGCGGACAAGAAGTACTCGTCCACCTGGCCGGAGATCATCGAAATCGGCTTCCAATCCGGCACCTTCATGTTCAACGGCCACCAGCGGAGGTCGACGGCCCCGGAGATGGCGAAAGCGTACGTGATACCCAACCTCGACCTCTTCGTGAAGCTCTGCCACCACCTGAGCCCCAACGTGAAGGGCTGACCCAGCCACCGTGGAACAGCTGACGGGGCAGGACCCCACACACATCGGCCCCTACCGCCTGATCGCCCGCCTCGGCGAGGGCGGCATGGGACTGGTCTATCTGGGCCGGTCCGATCTCGGACGTACGGTCGCGGTGAAGGTCGTCCAGGCCGAGCACGCCCAACACCCCGAATTCCGCAGGCGGTTCACCCGCGAGGTCGCCGCCGCCCGGCGGGTGGGCGGCGACTGGACGGCCGCCGTCCTCGACGCGGACACCGAGGCTGCCGTGCCCTGGGTGGCGACCCAGTACATCCCCGGCCCCGACCTCACCACCGTGGTCGGCAAGGACTTCGGCCCGCTCCCCGAGGACTCGGTCCACGTCCTCGCCAACCGCCTGGCCATAGCGCTCCGAGCGGTGCACGAGGCGGGCCTGATCCACCGCGACCTCAAGCCCTCGAACGTCCTGGTGACGGTCGACGGCCCGCGCGTCATCGACTTCGGCATCGCCCGCGCCCTGGACAGCATCGGCGCCGACAGCCTCCTGACCCGCACCGGCATGCTGATCGGCTCCCCCGGCTTCATGTCGCCGGAGCAGGTCCGCGGCCATGAACTCACCCCGGCGAACGACATGTTCTGCCTGGGCGCCGTCCTCGTCTACGCCGCCACCGGCCGCCTCCTCTTCGGCGCCACGGACACGGGCCTCAACGCGCACCTGTTCCGCATCGCCGAGGAGGAGCCCGACCTCACCGGCGTACCGGAATCGCTCCTCGATCTCGTACGCGCCTGCCTCAGCAAAGATCCGACGCAGCGGCCCACTCCGGCCGAGGTGATCGAGCGCACGGTGACGGACCGGGCGGAGGAGTGGCTGCCGGGGTCCGTCCTTGCCCAACTCGGCCGCAAGGCGGCGGAGTTGCTGGACTTCGCGCCGGAGCAGCGGGGCCCGCAGCCGGACCCGCGAGCTCGGACCGGGCAGCCGGTCGCCCCGCCCGAGCCGACCTCGTACCCCTTGGCACCGTCCACTCCCCCACCCGCGTACGCCGCCGGGAACCCGTACGCCCAGAACCCGTACGCGCCGACGACGCCGGCGGGCTTCAGTCCCGCACCGGGATACGGGCCGCCGGGCGTCCCGATGCCCGGCGTCTGGCCTCCCGTGCCCAGGCCCTCCGACGGCAGCCCGCACGGCAGGCGCTGGTGGGCGCTGGCGATGGCGACGCTCGCGCAACTGGTGGTGCTGCTCGACGCGTCGAGCTCGTCCGTACTGCTGCACGACATCCTCGCCGACACGCAGTTCGACAGCCTCGGCGTGCGGTGGCTGCTCACCGGCCATGCCCTCGCCTTCGGCGCGCTGTTGCTCGTCGGCGGGCATCTCGCGGACCTAGTCGGCCGCAAGACGACGCTGCTCATCGGCCTGAGCGGTTTCGCGGTGGCCACAGCGGTCCGCGCCGCGGCCGGCAGTGCCGAGCCGATGATCTGGGGCCACATCCTGCAGGGCGTCTTCGCGGCCCTGGTGGCATCGGCGTCCCTGGCCCTGGTGGGCGCCAACGTCACCGAGCCCGGCGAACGCCGGAAGGCCTACGGGATCTACGCCCTGGTCGGTGTCGGGGGTTCCGCGCTCAGCCTGTTCCTCGCGGTGCCGCTCGCCCAGGCCATGACGTGGCGCGCCGTCATGTACGTCACCGTCGCGCTCGCCCTCATCGCCATCATCGGCACGGCCGCCCTGGTCCGCGACCAGCCGGGCCGCACGCCGGCCCGCTTCGACGCACTGGGCGCGCTGCTGGGCACACTCGGGGTCGGGGCCCTCGTCTACGGCCTCCACCGGATAGTCGGCTCGGCAACTCACACCATCGACGGGGACTTGATGCCCGACTGGGGAACTCCTGCAGTGCTCTTCCCCCTCGCCTGCGGCATCATCATGATGACGGTCTTCTTCTGGCGCCAGTCGAGGTCAGCGGACAGCATCCTGCCACCGTACGAGACCGGGAACCGGAACCGTCTGGGCGCGATGCTCGCCCTGCTCTTCACCGGGCTCGCCCTGGCGATCGTGGTG
Proteins encoded in this window:
- a CDS encoding DUF6585 family protein; its protein translation is MAKDEIEHIRKEQPSAAAAALAAQRGLGAWGDTLATKQGFGWKKSRDCRLYFFTGGLVVAGRDGYMGAYDWGTVRALQYRRTINGGAAEACSTLIDPAGNALTIGFGRPPLFKAEKTALGITSVVNGPGFLYPYMWGDHIQERITQAQLASTLTRIQQGESVNFGPYTVNRGGVADKKYSSTWPEIIEIGFQSGTFMFNGHQRRSTAPEMAKAYVIPNLDLFVKLCHHLSPNVKG
- a CDS encoding oxidoreductase encodes the protein MNKVWLITGANSGFGRAFAEAAVGAGDVVVAAARRTGSLDDLVAAHPGQVEAVALDVTDTAAIDRVVADVAERHGRIDVLVNNAGRTHVGSVEETGDDELRSLFDVHVFGPAALTRAVLPHMRARRSGAIVQLSSVGGQLSFAGFGGYSATKFALEGLSEALADEVRPLGIKVLIVEPGAFRTSLFGNHSASTSEIADYADTVGATRTMVESGDGTQAGDPAKAAAAVLAALDAAETPLRLALGDDSIDAIGAHLEQVRGDLATWEKVGRDTKIA
- a CDS encoding bifunctional serine/threonine protein kinase/MFS transporter, with amino-acid sequence MEQLTGQDPTHIGPYRLIARLGEGGMGLVYLGRSDLGRTVAVKVVQAEHAQHPEFRRRFTREVAAARRVGGDWTAAVLDADTEAAVPWVATQYIPGPDLTTVVGKDFGPLPEDSVHVLANRLAIALRAVHEAGLIHRDLKPSNVLVTVDGPRVIDFGIARALDSIGADSLLTRTGMLIGSPGFMSPEQVRGHELTPANDMFCLGAVLVYAATGRLLFGATDTGLNAHLFRIAEEEPDLTGVPESLLDLVRACLSKDPTQRPTPAEVIERTVTDRAEEWLPGSVLAQLGRKAAELLDFAPEQRGPQPDPRARTGQPVAPPEPTSYPLAPSTPPPAYAAGNPYAQNPYAPTTPAGFSPAPGYGPPGVPMPGVWPPVPRPSDGSPHGRRWWALAMATLAQLVVLLDASSSSVLLHDILADTQFDSLGVRWLLTGHALAFGALLLVGGHLADLVGRKTTLLIGLSGFAVATAVRAAAGSAEPMIWGHILQGVFAALVASASLALVGANVTEPGERRKAYGIYALVGVGGSALSLFLAVPLAQAMTWRAVMYVTVALALIAIIGTAALVRDQPGRTPARFDALGALLGTLGVGALVYGLHRIVGSATHTIDGDLMPDWGTPAVLFPLACGIIMMTVFFWRQSRSADSILPPYETGNRNRLGAMLALLFTGLALAIVVPLLGEFLMSVGGGLALAAFVAMTGFFLLGSLVTARLLPRVGPGAMLVPGLLVAAVGVLLIQLAMESASGAFPSMICLSLGLGMAGTVLYSTATDGTAPHDSGGRAGLVVAHQAVGASLGLALFGTAGGWVELRADDPAFLYQSAGGLLVAALVGGLLIRGQGSAGGLAPGAPDWSAATRTMQGGSPGGPTFRSP